A region of Gopherus evgoodei ecotype Sinaloan lineage unplaced genomic scaffold, rGopEvg1_v1.p scaffold_343_arrow_ctg1, whole genome shotgun sequence DNA encodes the following proteins:
- the LOC115641269 gene encoding protein ADP-ribosylarginine hydrolase-like codes for MVLSGAGDALGYRNQRWEYCPSGPQIHAELAQLGGLGGIQAVPPDWPVSDDTVLHLATAEALATGLEGEPLLQELARGYVAAMGDMEGRKPGPTSILGTSQLRPGEPAGYRIPFNPSATGCGAAMRSMAIGLRYPRPTELLTLIRLSVESGRMTHHHPTGYLGALASALFTAYAVQGLPLVQWGAGLLQTLPLAQTYVQDAGVDTQPNLDAWGYFPQKWAWYLAERGLAKGHGPPRFPSPYGPAERDGIYQTFSLEGWAGRSGHDAPMIAYDALLGAGDRWDELCSRAMFHGGDSDSTGVIAGCCWGLAHGLAGVPEGNHRHLEYRHRMEAAADRIHALAWGESAL; via the exons ATGGTGCTGAGCGGGGCAGGCGACGCGCTGGGCTACCGGAACCAGCGCTGGGAGTACTGCCCCTCGGGCCCCCAGATCCATGCCGAGCTGGCCCAGCTCGGGGGGCTGGGAGGCATCCAGGCTGTGCCCCCCGACTGGCCTGTCAGCGATGACACTGTCCTGCACCTGGCGACCGCTGAGGCCCTGGCCACCG gactGGAGGGGGAGCCATTGCTGCAGGAGCTGGCACGAGGCTACGTGGCAGCGATGGGTGACATGGAGGGGAGGAAACCCGGCCCCACCAGCATCCTGG GGACATCCCAGCTGCGCCCGGGCGAGCCAGCCGGGTACCGGATCCCCTTCAACCCCAGTGCCACCGGCTGCGGGGCCGCCATGCGCTCCATGGCCATCGGGCTCAG gtACCCACGCCCCACGGAGCTGCTGACCCTGATCCGGCTCAGCGTGGAGAGCGGGCGCATGACGCACCATCACCCCACAG GGTACCTGGGGGCACTGGCTTCAGCCCTGTTCACGGCCTATGCAGTGCAGGGGCTACCCCTGGTGCAGTGGGGGGCCGGCCTGCTGCAGACGCTACCCCTGGCCCAAACCTATGTGCAAGACGCAGGTGTCGACACCCAGCCCAACCTGGACGCCTGGGGGTACTTCCCCCAGAAATGGGCCTG GTACctggctgagcggggcctggCCAAAGGACACGGCCCCCCACGGTTCCCCTCCCCCTATGGCCCGGCAGAGCGGGACGGGATCTACCAGACCTTCAGCCTGGAGGGCTGGGCGGGGCGCAGCGGACACGACGCCCCCATGATCGCCTACGACGCGCTGCTGGGAGCTGGCGACCGCTGGGATGAGCTCTGCAGCCGGGCCATGTTCCACGGAG GAGACAGCGACTCGACGGGTGTCATTGCGGGGTGCTGCTGGGGGCTGGCGCACGGGCTGGCCGGGGTTCCCGAGGGGAATCACCGACACCTGGAGTACAGGCACCGCATGGAGGCAGCCGCCGACC